The following are encoded together in the Candida orthopsilosis Co 90-125, chromosome 5 draft sequence genome:
- a CDS encoding Frp1 ferric reductase, protein MFVVYFLLVVTLLSTVCADNYATYPQVPKTASYNGFADPIIDVLPDCAKDCVKYSTKNTPCPYWDTGCLCVMPQWSGLVGQCIAENCTGSDVQSARFLATSLCSTVGANTWMMPASISTMLSTAAEGAKEVTTISGETAKSWVVASGSSDTNIITETSGAIESNSKPRGNNTNNSSSATSLSDYAATTSTGSTSNIAILHASGLGGAIVGLLVSFLV, encoded by the coding sequence ATGTTTGTTGTATATTTTTTACTAGTTGTAACACTTTTATCCACCGTCTGTGCTGACAATTATGCTACTTATCCACAAGTACCCAAAACGGCATCTTACAATGGGTTTGCTGATCCAATCATTGATGTACTACCCGACTGTGCTAAAGACTGTGTCAAATACAGTACTAAAAACACCCCCTGTCCATACTGGGATACTGGATGTCTATGTGTTATGCCACAATGGTCCGGGTTAGTAGGACAATGTATCGCAGAAAACTGCACCGGTTCAGATGTTCAAAGTGCAAGATTTTTGGCTACTTCATTGTGTTCAACTGTTGGTGCTAATACTTGGATGATGCCTGCTTctatttcaacaatgttgtCAACTGCCGCAGAGGGAGCAAAAGAGGTGACTACTATTTCAGGAGAGACTGCTAAGTCCTGGGTTGTTGCATCTGGAAGTTCTGATACTAATATTATCACCGAGACAAGCGGGGCcattgaatccaattccaaaccTCGGGGGAATAATACCAATAACAGCTCTTCCGCTACAAGCTTATCAGATTATGCCGCTACTACTTCTACTGGCTCTACTTCAAACATTGCAATTTTACATGCTAGTGGTTTGGGAGGCGCCATCGTTGGTCTTTTAGTTAGTTTCCTTGTATAG
- a CDS encoding Pga7 protein (member of CFEM family) — MLYIYTLLVAALVSLVQADNYATYPKIPKTASINGFADPIVDLLPDCAKDCVKYSTKNTPCPYWDTGCFCVMPQWSGLVGQCIAKNCKGEDVQSARFLATSLCSTVGANTWMMPASISDMMSSAASGAKEVTTISGKTAMSWVTAPGSSDSNVVSETGTSGSASETGESDSETTSDSESQSESSASNSESANSASSTEASSTTSESSSTSTGSTSNIAVLQAGSLGSVIFGVLVSFLM; from the coding sequence ATGttatacatatatacatTACTTGTTGCTGCTTTGGTATCACTTGTACAAGCCGATAACTACGCTACTTACCCcaaaattccaaaaaccgcttcaatcaatggttTTGCTGATCCGATCGTTGATTTGTTACCAGACTGTGCTAAAGATTGTGTTAAATACAGTACCAAGAATACTCCATGTCCATACTGGGATACAGGTTGTTTCTGTGTCATGCCACAATGGTCTGGTTTAGTTGGTCAATGTATTGCTAAAAACTGTAAAGGTGAAGACGTTCAAAGTGCAAGATTTTTGGCTACTTCATTGTGTTCAACTGTTGGTGCTAACACCTGGATGATGCCAGCATCCATCTCAGATATGATGTCTTCTGCTGCTTCGGGAGCTAAAGAAGTTACTACTATTTCAGGAAAGACAGCAATGTCATGGGTTACTGCTCCAGGAAGTTCGGATTCAAATGTTGTTTCCGAGACCGGAACAAGTGGCAGTGCTTCTGAAACAGGTGAATCTGATTCAGAGACTACCTCGGACTCAGAATCCCAATCGGAATCTTCTGCAAGCAATAGTGAATCGGCTAACTCTGCTTCCAGCACAGAGGCAAGTTCAACCACAAGTGAAAGCAGCTCAACTTCTACTGGGTCTACTTCAAATATTGCTGTTTTACAAGCTGGTAGTTTAGGAAGTGTGATCTTCGGTGTTTTGGTCAGTTTCCTCATGTAA